Genomic DNA from Ictidomys tridecemlineatus isolate mIctTri1 chromosome 6, mIctTri1.hap1, whole genome shotgun sequence:
AGAAGGGAACTTTCAGGGTAGCCTTTGCATCCTAACCTTCTCTTCCCACGCAGAACTCCAGTGCAGACCACCGGGTGCAGCTGGATCTGGGACTGTGGGACAAGTTCAGTGAGCTGGCCACCAAGTGCATCATTAAGATAGTGGAGTTTGCCAAGAGGTTGCCTGGCTTTACAGGACTCAGCATTGCTGACCAGATCACTCTGCTCAAGGCTGCCTGCCTGGACATCTTGGTAATTTAGGCCTATGGTTCTTGCCTTAGCCTGACCCTCATTTGTAACTTTCAATGATTCCTTGCTTCAAAAAGATTACTTTATCTCCCCCAAAACCATTTGGGACTCCCCATATCTCCTCTACCCAAGCTCACGCTTTCCTTTACTTGActtggggccttgcacatgctacacaagcaatctactactgaactatagtagtagacttttattttgagatacgaTCTTGCCACATTGCcttgttggccttgaacttgtgatccttctgcctcagtatcTTGATTccctggaattatagacatgtgtcACCATACCTGGCAACCCAAGCTCTTTTTGTCTTAGGCCCTGCCCCTAGGACCTATTCCTAGATTTCTGGATGCTCTGCCTTCTCCTGCCTTCTGGGGGGCTCCCTCAGATCCTCCTCCTCTCTGCTTTCCTTCCCATGCCTGTTTCAGGTTGCATTTTTTGGGGATCTAACTTCTTCATTTTCCATTCATTCCCTCTTTCCCTGTCCTGTAtgaactcccccccccccgcccccacccatCCACTTTTGCTACAGCACTAACTCTCCTTCTGCCCCCACCTGCAGATGCTACGAATCTGCACAAGGTACACCCCGGAGCAGGACACCATGACCTTCTCTGATGGGCTGACCCTGAACCGGACCCAAATGCACAACGCTGGCTTTGGGCCCCTCACAGACCTTGTCTTTGCCTTTGCTGGGCAGCTCCTGCCACTGGAGATGGATGACACCGAGACAGGACTGCTTAGCGCGATCTGCCTCATCTGTGGAGGTGCGGAGGCGCCCCCTGGCGTCTGCTCAGGCTCCTTTCCCACCATATTCCACACCTGATCTCTGGCCAGGTGGGAGGTCTTGGTGGTCTCTTCTTTTGGAATTGTTGTCCTTGGCCCCAGACACAGACTTAGATCCTGTAAAACTTCCTAGCAGCCTCAAACATAGGACATAAAAAGGGAGAAGAGCCAGGGGGAGCTAAGGAGCCCCTAAATACTGGTGTTGAGATAGTGATCTGGCTGGATGGATTTATCAGAGAAAGCCCCTTGCTAAACAGGAGAAGGCATAGGGCTTAGAGCAGGAGAGAGATCCTGGTAGGGCTCAGGAACAACAGGAGACAGACTGATGGGACAGTTTGGGACCTAGAAGCAGCAGGGCAGGACTGATTGGGGATTAGAAATGTGTCACTTTATActcattctctcttcctttctctctcactccATTGTGTTTGTCCTCATAGACCGCATGGACCTGGAGGAACCTGAAAAAGTAGACAAGCTGCAGGAGCCATTGCTGGAAGCCCTGAGGCTATATGCCCGGCGCCGGAGGCCCAGCCAGCCCTATATGTTCCCAAGGATGCTTATGAAAATCACCGACCTCCGGGGCATCAGCACCAAGGGTTAGTCATGAGTGAGCCCTCCCTGTCTGTGTTCCTAGAGCTGCAGGTCTTCTAGGTCACACAGCTGGACAGGCAGAGACAGGAACAGAGTGATTGAGAATCAGGTGACCTACATTAGAGTCTTAGTTTGGCCACATACATCCTAGTGAGAAGACTTtaggcaattttaaaaatttgtttttgcagtgctggggatcaacccaCAGTCTCGTGTATGTTAGGcaaatgttttaccactgagctatacccctagcatCTCCTTTACTTTTTGTACCTTGTTTTGATGTTTGTAAACTGGATTATGCTTACTATATAAACTAACTGTGAGGACTAAATGATTTGGTTCCCAATGTGTTTAAAAATGTGAACTAAAAATTCACTActgaactgggcacagtggcacacacctgtaatcccattgacttcagatgctgaggcaggaggatcacaagtttgaggtcaacatcagcaacttagaaagattcTGACttgaactaaattaaaaaatatatatattggaatgtagttcagtggtaaagtatccctgggtttatccccagtacaaaacaaggggaaaaaaaaaaagaaagaaagaaaaggaaaatacagttCAATAGCTTCCAGTACAGCCGgatgtaatcccagaggctcgggagactgaggcaggaggattgagagttcaaagccagcctcagaaacagtgaggcactaagcaattcagtaagatcctgtatctaaataaaatacagaatagggctggggatgtggctcagtggttgagttcaatgagttcaatccccataccaaaaaaaaaaaaaaaattagctcccagtacaaaaaaagtaaagaaaagaaaaatatagttcTGTAGTGGGTCAAAGCATTACataacctgtaatctcagcaactcaaaaggctaaggcaggaggatcacaaattccaagccaggctcagaaactgtcccaaaataaaaagagttggggatgtgtgCCCTTGGGAttaatctccagtactgccaaaaaaaaaaaaaagagagagagagagagagagagagaaagaaggaagagaaaaagaagacatcCTGAAAGAATGAGACAAATGGGCAGTAGGTATGGCAGAGAAGACCAGGTAGGAGTTCCCAGACCGGGCTGCGCATGCCCAAAGGAGAGTCATGGGCCAGTTGAGAAAGTTTAAGGAGGCAGCCCCAAGCACCATGTACTtctacctctctgagcctctttgCTTCTCCCTGTAGGAGCAGAAAGGGCCATTACCCTGAAGATGGAGATTCCAGGTCCGATGCCCCCACTGATCCGAGAGATGCTGGAGAACCCCGAAATGTTTGAGGACGATTCTTCGCAGCCTGGTCCCCAGCCCAAGGCTTCCAGCGAGGATGAGACTCCCAGGGGCCAGGGCAAAGGAGACCAAAGTCCCCAGCCTGACCAGGGCCCCTGACCTCCCCctctgtggggttgggctccaggCAGCAGACTGACCATCTCCCAGACACCACCAGTGACTGGGGGAGGACCTGCTctgccctctccccacccttccAATGAGCTCCTTGTTTTGCCAAAGTTTCCAGGGGTGCCTCTGTGTTCATCCCTTTTCCGCTCTAACTGGCTCCCTCTCCAATCCTGGGGGGCTGCCCTGCTCCCAACCAGGAGAGAGGACGGAGGGGGTGAGCCTGGGTCTGGACTCTAAAATCTCAGCACTGCCCCTCAGATGCCAGTGTCCTAGGCtctccagggcaggaggaagaccCTGCCATACCATAGCCCCTTCCTCTGCCAGGTGCTTGGGTTCTGGGAGCAAAAAAGGAACACTAGAGACCAAAAGAAGGGCAATGGGGGGATGGGCTGAGCCCATCCTTCTCGCCCCTATCCTTGGTGCCTAATGCTGTGTGATGCACCTGCTGGTGCACGCTGATGCCCCATCCTTTTGTCAGGTCAGGATGGGGGCAGGCTGGGCCCTGCATTTCTGGGACAGGACCCGAGGGTGAAAGGGACAGATGCAGGTCTATTCTGCACCTCTTTGCTGGGGTGCAATGTTTACCCCATGTCCTCCGTTATaagcccctcctccagccccatcaTGTgccttgggctcctcctgcccccatctcAGCCATCGGGCAGGGGCCCTCCTACACTACAGAGGAGCCAGGGATCCCTCTCCTAGTGCCTTCCACCCTTGATCCCCAGAGCAGCttggcccagggagaggagatgCTGCTTAGCTGATCCCACCCTGACCCAGAGGAagcctctatttatttattagcttttgTTTACACCCTGGTATGACCCCTTCCTCCAGGGGTCTTGGGAgggggagcccagggcctctgtgacccctcccttcctccaATCCCCAGTTTGTATTTAGCTGCCAAATAAGATTCCCGCTGGCTCTCCTTTTACTCTGGGGGGGTCAGGGtgctgtcccctcccctctgtTTACATCTCCCCTCTACCCCGCTGTATTGCATATTGCTGAGTTTTCtatttttgcaaaataaagtGATGGAAACTCATGGGATGTTGCTCCCTGGAGGTATAGCAGAGTGGTGAGAGAGAACTCCTAATCTGCTGGACTTTGCGACTATCttaggggtgcaaaagaaatagGATGAAGTATGCTGGATAGGACTGGTGAGGCGGGGGAGGGCTTTTACAGGGTCCACCCTGAGGCACAGGCCTCCCAAAACCCCCACTTGTGCTCTTACTTATCTCTATGGGCCtcactttatatatttaaaagtgcCTATTTGCCCTTCTCTGGTTCATTTGCATGGTTGTCTCTGGCCTCAGAAGAGAACCATAACCCCACCTTGAAGCTGCAGTGTTTCTGTTTGACACCAGCCCATCGGTGAGCTCTCCCACCCTCTGTGACAGGCTGACACCCTATCCTCCACCCCTCCTGAGCCAACTTTTCCTCCATGACCTCCACTTACTGCACGGCCCCAGTTACCCTCTCTGCTTATAGCCCTTCCTCCCCCCATAGGCCTTACCTCTACAACACCTCTTTTTCAAAGGCTTTTGGCCTTTAGTCTGTCCTTCCTGTTATCTTCTTGCCTCTGTGACTCCCTTGTATCTCTCCTACTGTGCCCACTTCTTCCCAGGACAGTGCTTTGCCTACCTTGTTCCTTGCTTTCTCCACTGGTGACTTGTGCCTGTGGGAAAGGAGTTGAGGATGTGGgaaagggggaggagagaggagtggaggaaaagcagaagaggaaagtgaaagaagaCTTAAAGGAAACCACAGGGCTTGTGGGTAAGGAGGTTCATTGCCATGGTAACCCATGGTTATGGGGGAAGGGTAGAAGGTCCTGGCTGACCCATAGCTTGGTGCTAGCAGGAGCCCACCCAGAGAAGGAGCCCCTCTTCTCCAGTTGCCTCCTCCTGCCATGCTCCTAGGATCCACCTGACATTATGGAGCACCTGCTAGAAGATGGGCACTTGGCTATGTTTAGTGGCTTCAGCAGGGATCCTAAGAGCCAGTCCCTGCTGCCAAGGGGTGCCTCTTCTGGTATGGAGCACAGCTCTTATGAACACAGACCTAATGTCCAGGTTCCTCTCAAAGCTCCCTATGTTCAAGTGTGGGCCAGTGACCAATCCTATTTATATTTTCCACAGCCCATTCTTACAGGCTTCATCCTGCTTGGCCTCCAGCTGCTGTTACTACTGTGTTCTGCTTCTTTGCTCTCCTCTCTCCACTCTTTCCCAGTCTCTACTACTGTCTTGGCTCCTCCGCCCTCCGTTGCATTCTCCAAGCCTGGCTCCGTG
This window encodes:
- the Rarg gene encoding retinoic acid receptor gamma isoform X2, which translates into the protein MYDCMESFAPGPRRLYGAAGPGAGLLRRATGSSCFAGLESFAWPQPASLQSVETQSTSSEEMVPSSPSPPPPPRVYKPCFVCNDKSSGYHYGVSSCEGCKGFFRRSIQKNMVYTCHRDKNCIINKVTRNRCQYCRLQKCFEVGMSKEAVRNDRNKKKKEVKEEGSPDSYELSPQLEELITKVSKAHQETFPSLCQLGKYTTNSSADHRVQLDLGLWDKFSELATKCIIKIVEFAKRLPGFTGLSIADQITLLKAACLDILMLRICTRYTPEQDTMTFSDGLTLNRTQMHNAGFGPLTDLVFAFAGQLLPLEMDDTETGLLSAICLICGDRMDLEEPEKVDKLQEPLLEALRLYARRRRPSQPYMFPRMLMKITDLRGISTKGAERAITLKMEIPGPMPPLIREMLENPEMFEDDSSQPGPQPKASSEDETPRGQGKGDQSPQPDQGP
- the Rarg gene encoding retinoic acid receptor gamma isoform X1, which translates into the protein MATNKERLFVAGALGPGSGYPGAGFPFAFPGALRGSPPFEMLSPTFRGLGQPDLPKEMASLSVETQSTSSEEMVPSSPSPPPPPRVYKPCFVCNDKSSGYHYGVSSCEGCKGFFRRSIQKNMVYTCHRDKNCIINKVTRNRCQYCRLQKCFEVGMSKEAVRNDRNKKKKEVKEEGSPDSYELSPQLEELITKVSKAHQETFPSLCQLGKYTTNSSADHRVQLDLGLWDKFSELATKCIIKIVEFAKRLPGFTGLSIADQITLLKAACLDILMLRICTRYTPEQDTMTFSDGLTLNRTQMHNAGFGPLTDLVFAFAGQLLPLEMDDTETGLLSAICLICGDRMDLEEPEKVDKLQEPLLEALRLYARRRRPSQPYMFPRMLMKITDLRGISTKGAERAITLKMEIPGPMPPLIREMLENPEMFEDDSSQPGPQPKASSEDETPRGQGKGDQSPQPDQGP
- the Rarg gene encoding retinoic acid receptor gamma isoform X3, with the protein product MVPSSPSPPPPPRVYKPCFVCNDKSSGYHYGVSSCEGCKGFFRRSIQKNMVYTCHRDKNCIINKVTRNRCQYCRLQKCFEVGMSKEAVRNDRNKKKKEVKEEGSPDSYELSPQLEELITKVSKAHQETFPSLCQLGKYTTNSSADHRVQLDLGLWDKFSELATKCIIKIVEFAKRLPGFTGLSIADQITLLKAACLDILMLRICTRYTPEQDTMTFSDGLTLNRTQMHNAGFGPLTDLVFAFAGQLLPLEMDDTETGLLSAICLICGDRMDLEEPEKVDKLQEPLLEALRLYARRRRPSQPYMFPRMLMKITDLRGISTKGAERAITLKMEIPGPMPPLIREMLENPEMFEDDSSQPGPQPKASSEDETPRGQGKGDQSPQPDQGP